GCCGGCCTCGATCATCGCGTGATCGATGCGCGGCACGCGGCCGGACGCGGGCGCGTCGACGCACAGGCGCATCGCGTGCTCGCCCTGCGCGCCGAGTCGCATCGCGAGGATCTCGCCGGGGTCGTTCGCGTCGTCGTTCGCCTCGACGATCACGGAGCCCGCGCCGTCGCCGAAGATCACCGTGACGTCGCGCCCGCTCGTCGAGACGTCGAGCCCGGTCGAGTGCACCTCGGCGCCCAGCACCATCACGCGCCGGTACTTGCCGCTCGCGACGAGCGAGTCGGCGAACGACAGCGCGTACAGGAAGCCCGTGCACTGCGCGTGGAGGTCGACGCACGGCGTGTCCTCGCAGCCGAGCCGGTGCTGCACGAAGAACGACGTGCCGGGGAAGTGGTGCTCGGGCGAGAGCGTCGCGAGCAGGATGCAGTCGAGGTCGCGCGCCTCGAGACCGGCGTCCTCGAGCGCACGCTGCGCGGCAGTGGTCGCGAGGTCGGCGGGCGTCTGCCCCTCGTCGATCCAGCGCCGCTCGCGGATGCCCGTGCGCTGCTGGATCCACTCGTCGCTCGTCTCCATCAGCGCGGCGAGGTCGTCGTTCGTGACGACGCGGTCGGGGACGCACATGCCGGTCCCGCTGATGCGCGAACGCGCGATCGATCGTGCCATGGGTTTCAGGCTCCTGCGCTCTGCGCGGCGAGGCCCTCGAGCCGCCGCTTCTCGAATTCGCTGAGGTCGTCCTTCCACAACATCGCGCCCGCGCGCGCGAGCAGCTCGCCGAGGCCGGTGCGGTCGACGGCCGAGACTGCCACGGCGCCGTGGCGCCGCGCGAGCGCTTCG
This genomic interval from Myxococcota bacterium contains the following:
- a CDS encoding beta-ketoacyl-ACP synthase III translates to MARSIARSRISGTGMCVPDRVVTNDDLAALMETSDEWIQQRTGIRERRWIDEGQTPADLATTAAQRALEDAGLEARDLDCILLATLSPEHHFPGTSFFVQHRLGCEDTPCVDLHAQCTGFLYALSFADSLVASGKYRRVMVLGAEVHSTGLDVSTSGRDVTVIFGDGAGSVIVEANDDANDPGEILAMRLGAQGEHAMRLCVDAPASGRVPRIDHAMIEAGLHYPHMEGRFVFKHAVRRMPEVLQQALSEARVKLDEVDLFLFHQANLRINEFVANALEIPEAKMFNNIMRYGNCSAASIPMLLAEATREGRLSRGQLVSLTGFGSGFSWGSAVVRW